In a single window of the Orbaceae bacterium lpD04 genome:
- a CDS encoding cell division protein ZapC, giving the protein MKNKITIRPGDNWHWYFDSKYDCLMLEITSDMIFRSRYPAKMLIPDAFQSSQFSVDDASAYYQFYESCSALNLSEPQKVELVLNAIVANNFLKPQMPKSWYFIQQPMLFTPAFAEVVEAQTQDNAERINLLVVEAGSSASVCLIAQNDVSMVGKTFNITDVVKVMNDRLVSKNSTLIDNKNDNDDESELLMKLFHQECS; this is encoded by the coding sequence ATGAAAAATAAGATAACGATTAGACCAGGCGATAATTGGCACTGGTATTTCGATAGTAAATATGATTGCTTAATGTTAGAAATAACAAGCGATATGATTTTTCGTTCTCGTTATCCAGCAAAAATGCTGATCCCTGATGCCTTCCAATCTAGTCAATTCTCTGTTGATGATGCGAGTGCGTATTACCAATTTTATGAAAGCTGCTCGGCACTAAATTTGAGTGAACCACAAAAAGTCGAGTTAGTCTTAAATGCCATTGTTGCCAATAATTTTTTAAAACCGCAGATGCCTAAAAGTTGGTACTTTATTCAGCAACCGATGTTATTTACACCTGCTTTTGCTGAAGTCGTGGAAGCACAAACGCAAGATAATGCTGAGCGTATTAATCTTTTAGTTGTAGAAGCAGGGAGTTCGGCCTCAGTATGCTTAATTGCACAAAATGATGTCAGTATGGTTGGCAAAACGTTTAATATTACTGATGTGGTTAAAGTGATGAACGATCGCTTAGTCTCAAAAAACAGTACCTTAATAGATAATAAAAACGATAATGATGATGAAAGTGAGTTATTAATGAAACTCTTTCATCAAGAATGTTCATAA
- the rho gene encoding transcription termination factor Rho, whose amino-acid sequence MNLTELKTKPVSELVALGEKTMGLENLARLRKQDIIFAILKQHAKSGEDIFGDGVLEILQDGFGFLRSADSSYLAGPDDIYVSPSQIRRFNLRTGDTISGKIRPPKEGERYFALLKVNEVNHDKPEDARNKILFENLTPLHANSRLRMERGNGSTEDLTTRVLDLASPIGKGQRGLIVAPPKAGKTMLLQNIAQSLAMKYPECVLMVLLIDERPEEVTEMQRLVKGEVIASTFDEPAARHVQVAEMVIERAKRLVEHKKDVIILLDSITRLARAYNTVVPASGKILTGGVDANALHRPKRFFGAARNVEEGGSLTIIATALVDTGSKMDEVIYEEFKGTGNMELQLSRKIAERRVFPAIDFNRSGTRKEELMTSPDELQKMWILRKILNPMGEIDAMEFLIDKLSMTKTNEEFFDMMKRS is encoded by the coding sequence ATGAATCTAACTGAACTAAAAACGAAACCTGTCTCTGAGCTTGTCGCGCTTGGCGAAAAAACAATGGGGCTTGAAAATTTAGCCCGTCTACGTAAACAAGATATTATTTTTGCTATTTTAAAACAGCATGCTAAAAGTGGTGAAGACATTTTTGGTGATGGCGTTCTTGAAATTTTGCAAGACGGCTTTGGCTTTTTGCGCTCAGCAGATAGTTCTTATTTAGCGGGTCCTGATGATATTTATGTCTCGCCAAGCCAAATTAGACGATTTAATTTAAGAACGGGTGATACGATATCTGGCAAGATAAGACCACCTAAAGAAGGTGAACGTTATTTTGCTTTATTAAAAGTTAATGAAGTTAACCACGATAAACCTGAAGATGCCCGCAACAAAATTCTATTTGAAAACTTAACGCCTTTACATGCTAATTCAAGACTTCGTATGGAACGTGGTAACGGTTCTACTGAAGATTTAACCACGCGAGTATTAGATCTAGCTTCACCAATTGGTAAAGGTCAACGTGGTTTGATTGTTGCGCCACCTAAAGCGGGTAAAACGATGTTGCTACAAAATATCGCACAAAGCCTAGCTATGAAATATCCGGAATGTGTATTAATGGTACTACTTATTGACGAGCGTCCTGAAGAAGTTACCGAAATGCAGCGTTTAGTAAAAGGTGAGGTTATCGCTTCAACATTTGATGAACCCGCTGCTCGTCACGTACAAGTTGCTGAAATGGTGATTGAGCGTGCTAAGCGTCTTGTTGAACATAAAAAAGATGTGATCATATTACTTGATTCAATCACACGTTTAGCTCGTGCATACAATACCGTTGTGCCAGCGTCAGGTAAAATCTTAACCGGTGGCGTTGATGCTAACGCGTTACATCGACCAAAACGCTTCTTTGGTGCCGCGCGTAATGTTGAAGAAGGCGGTAGCTTAACCATTATTGCAACGGCATTAGTTGATACTGGCTCAAAAATGGATGAAGTTATTTACGAAGAGTTTAAAGGTACTGGTAATATGGAACTACAGCTTTCACGTAAAATTGCTGAGCGCCGTGTATTCCCAGCTATTGACTTTAATCGTTCAGGTACACGTAAAGAAGAGTTAATGACCTCGCCTGATGAACTACAAAAAATGTGGATTTTACGTAAAATTCTTAACCCAATGGGCGAAATTGATGCGATGGAATTCTTAATTGACAAATTATCAATGACAAAAACGAATGAAGAGTTTTTTGACATGATGAAACGTTCATAA
- a CDS encoding FUSC family protein has product MKNYISFNDNGVFLITALINSMIGYCLFGVVGVTFGILTVLFANIVYQAKDDSGNIFYMLFLLSLIIVGGAIGFILKLSIPFYLFLFLLSYFYYVTFNKDVYVDRIIPFFVIFSCMGTTLPSVSIELPLAYLTGVIVSLLMLTLLKRKKYDNAAFKNGLFAKGLYTSPDRLGLRAFIYSVFLFLSLAIPDYLGLYRVYWAPLTFIVLLRPLEVGIIKTTLSRFLGSILGAVFLFLMFHFVLFKNTYFDIVILVFVIFLMPTFLKLNYVLKTFAITVFVLLLLEETEFWHDPTYLLPYSRVYETLIGGSIAICASLVLKLARKVKIR; this is encoded by the coding sequence ATGAAAAACTATATTAGTTTTAATGATAACGGTGTTTTCTTAATTACCGCCCTAATCAATTCTATGATTGGTTACTGCCTATTTGGGGTAGTTGGCGTCACATTTGGCATTCTTACCGTTTTATTTGCAAATATTGTTTACCAAGCTAAAGACGACAGCGGCAATATATTTTATATGCTTTTTTTATTGTCACTAATCATTGTTGGTGGGGCAATTGGCTTTATTTTAAAACTATCAATCCCTTTTTATCTCTTTCTATTTCTACTTTCATATTTTTATTACGTTACATTTAATAAAGATGTCTATGTTGACCGAATTATTCCTTTTTTTGTTATCTTTTCGTGTATGGGCACGACTTTACCCTCGGTAAGTATTGAATTACCATTGGCTTATTTAACGGGCGTTATTGTTAGCTTATTAATGCTAACCTTACTTAAACGCAAAAAATATGACAACGCGGCATTTAAAAATGGCCTGTTTGCCAAAGGGCTATACACGAGCCCAGACCGCCTAGGATTACGCGCTTTTATCTATAGTGTTTTCTTATTTTTAAGCCTTGCTATACCTGATTATTTAGGATTATACCGAGTATATTGGGCGCCATTAACGTTTATTGTACTGCTTCGTCCACTCGAAGTTGGTATTATAAAAACCACTTTATCGCGCTTTTTGGGTAGCATTTTAGGCGCAGTATTTTTATTTTTAATGTTCCATTTTGTATTATTCAAAAACACCTATTTTGATATTGTGATCCTAGTATTTGTTATTTTCTTAATGCCAACCTTTCTAAAATTAAATTATGTACTTAAAACATTCGCCATTACTGTTTTTGTCTTATTACTACTTGAAGAAACCGAATTTTGGCACGATCCGACTTATTTATTACCTTATTCTAGGGTATATGAAACATTGATTGGTGGCAGCATTGCGATTTGTGCTAGTTTGGTTTTAAAATTAGCTCGAAAAGTAAAAATACGCTAA
- the gndA gene encoding NADP-dependent phosphogluconate dehydrogenase, with protein MSKQEIGVIGMAVMGRNLALNIESRGYSVSIYNRSKDKTDEVVAEHPGKKLVPYYSLKDFVDSLEKPRRVLIMVQAGKGTDAVIDELRPLLDKGDIIIDGGNAYFEDTIRRNKALSDAGFNFIGTGVSGGEEGALKGPSIMPGGQKEAYQLVAPILEKIAAKVNGEPCVAYIGANGAGHYVKMAHNGIEYGDMQLIAESYSLLKHGVGLSNDELANVFTQWNEGELNSYLIEITADIFKYKEPSGEYLVDVIVDAAGNKGTGKWTSQSALDLGEPLSLITESVFARYLSAIKDQRVAASKVLSGPKVKVEGDKAELIEKVRKALYMGKIISYAQGFAQLKAASEQYNWDLNYAEIAKIFRAGCIIRAQFLQKITDAYIENQQVDNLLLTPYFKQTVEAYQQSLRDVVSLAVQNGIPVPTLSAAIAYYDSYRSAVLPANLIQAQRDYFGAHTYKRTDKEGVFHTDWMGIEGKK; from the coding sequence ATGTCTAAACAAGAAATTGGTGTCATTGGTATGGCAGTTATGGGACGTAATTTAGCGTTAAACATCGAAAGTAGAGGCTACAGCGTTTCGATTTATAATCGTTCTAAAGACAAAACTGATGAAGTCGTCGCCGAGCATCCAGGTAAAAAATTGGTACCTTATTATTCGTTAAAAGATTTTGTTGATTCGCTTGAAAAACCTCGTCGCGTATTAATCATGGTACAAGCAGGTAAAGGCACTGATGCGGTTATTGATGAACTTCGTCCTTTATTAGATAAAGGCGATATCATTATTGATGGTGGTAATGCTTATTTTGAAGATACAATCCGTCGCAATAAAGCGTTATCAGATGCTGGATTTAACTTTATTGGTACTGGTGTGTCGGGCGGTGAAGAAGGCGCATTAAAAGGGCCTTCAATTATGCCTGGTGGTCAAAAAGAAGCCTATCAATTAGTTGCGCCAATTTTAGAAAAAATCGCGGCTAAAGTAAATGGTGAACCTTGCGTTGCCTATATTGGTGCTAATGGCGCAGGTCATTATGTCAAAATGGCACATAACGGCATTGAATATGGCGATATGCAGCTTATTGCTGAAAGCTATTCACTACTTAAACACGGTGTAGGGCTTTCTAATGATGAACTTGCAAATGTTTTCACTCAGTGGAATGAGGGCGAACTTAATAGCTACTTAATCGAAATTACCGCCGATATCTTTAAATATAAAGAGCCATCAGGTGAATATTTAGTCGATGTTATTGTTGATGCGGCGGGCAATAAAGGTACGGGTAAATGGACGAGCCAAAGTGCATTAGATTTAGGTGAACCATTATCATTAATCACTGAATCCGTATTTGCGCGTTATTTATCTGCAATTAAAGATCAGCGCGTTGCTGCTTCAAAAGTCTTAAGTGGCCCTAAAGTTAAGGTTGAAGGCGATAAAGCAGAGCTAATTGAAAAAGTCCGTAAGGCCCTTTACATGGGTAAAATTATCTCTTATGCACAAGGCTTTGCGCAGTTAAAAGCAGCTTCTGAGCAGTATAATTGGGACCTTAACTATGCTGAAATTGCTAAGATCTTTAGAGCAGGTTGCATTATTCGTGCCCAGTTCCTACAAAAAATTACTGATGCATATATCGAAAACCAACAGGTTGATAACTTATTATTAACGCCATACTTTAAACAAACCGTTGAAGCTTATCAACAATCATTACGTGATGTGGTTTCACTTGCGGTGCAAAATGGTATTCCGGTGCCAACATTATCGGCAGCTATTGCTTATTATGATAGTTATCGAAGTGCGGTATTACCGGCTAATTTAATTCAAGCTCAGCGTGATTATTTTGGTGCACATACTTATAAGCGTACCGATAAAGAAGGCGTATTCCATACTGATTGGATGGGCATTGAAGGTAAAAAGTAG
- a CDS encoding DedA family protein: MSIQEITQMIMDFIKDHQVWAIPIIFLLAFGESLAIVSLLIPATAILLACGALIGADLIPFVPTLLAASVGAIVGDYVSFWLGKHYHQKIISSWPLNKHPKMVYRAEQFFHRYGLTGVFIGRFFGPLRAIVPLIAGAMHMPSLKFNIANITSAPVWAFVMLAPGAFGVKWLETLFG; this comes from the coding sequence ATGTCAATACAAGAAATTACCCAAATGATTATGGACTTTATTAAAGATCATCAAGTATGGGCTATTCCAATTATTTTTCTATTAGCTTTTGGCGAATCCTTAGCTATTGTGTCACTGCTTATTCCTGCAACCGCTATTTTACTTGCTTGTGGTGCGTTAATTGGCGCAGATTTAATCCCATTTGTGCCCACTTTATTAGCCGCATCTGTCGGGGCTATTGTCGGCGACTACGTTTCATTTTGGCTGGGCAAGCACTACCATCAAAAAATTATCTCATCATGGCCATTAAACAAACATCCTAAAATGGTCTATCGTGCTGAGCAGTTTTTTCATCGTTACGGCTTAACTGGGGTATTTATTGGCCGCTTTTTTGGTCCATTGCGAGCCATTGTACCGCTAATTGCCGGCGCCATGCATATGCCAAGCTTAAAATTTAATATTGCCAATATCACTTCTGCGCCCGTTTGGGCATTTGTTATGCTTGCGCCCGGCGCCTTTGGCGTAAAATGGCTTGAAACATTATTTGGTTAA
- a CDS encoding YcbX family protein: MVFVNQLYIHPVKSMQGIALKASEVLPCGLNYDRIFMVCEPDGSFITARETPQLLQLSTTINDQGILITLDQQKSVQVNYHDFSITSEPTQVWGNQFSAYIASINVNRFLSEFLQKDVQLRWIGKQTDRRVRRFPNTPLGFADGYPYLLINQASFNYLQQQCPQKLTVEQFRGNIIIDGALPFAEDGWKTIKIGDIVFDLVKPCSRCMMTRVNLTTHNYFADNEPLKTLRYFRQDEQGEIDFGINMIARNTGTIAINDRLEVLERKTAKNYIKSFPKQDLNQAQPCNITIESTSFVGNNQQPILEQLEQHGIALPYSCRTGVCGRCQMILIEGDVMPMTQSALRRNDRILACSCIPKSAHIKLQFVRKS; this comes from the coding sequence ATGGTTTTTGTAAATCAACTCTATATTCACCCAGTAAAATCGATGCAAGGTATTGCGTTAAAAGCAAGTGAAGTGCTTCCATGTGGCCTTAACTATGATCGTATTTTTATGGTTTGTGAACCTGATGGCTCATTTATCACTGCGCGCGAAACACCGCAATTGTTGCAATTAAGTACGACCATAAACGATCAAGGTATTTTAATTACGCTTGATCAACAAAAAAGCGTGCAAGTCAATTATCATGATTTTTCAATAACAAGTGAGCCGACGCAGGTTTGGGGCAATCAGTTTAGCGCCTATATTGCCTCAATTAATGTGAACCGTTTTTTAAGCGAATTTTTACAAAAAGATGTTCAGCTACGTTGGATAGGTAAACAAACCGATCGAAGGGTAAGGCGTTTTCCTAATACACCACTTGGCTTTGCTGATGGTTATCCGTATTTATTGATTAATCAAGCCTCATTTAATTATTTACAGCAGCAATGCCCACAAAAGCTAACTGTCGAACAATTTCGTGGCAATATTATTATTGATGGGGCGTTACCTTTTGCAGAAGATGGCTGGAAAACAATCAAAATTGGGGATATTGTTTTTGATTTGGTCAAACCATGTAGCCGCTGCATGATGACGCGTGTTAATTTGACCACTCATAACTATTTTGCAGATAATGAGCCGCTTAAAACATTACGTTATTTTAGGCAAGATGAACAAGGTGAAATAGATTTTGGTATTAATATGATCGCCAGAAATACCGGAACGATCGCGATCAATGATCGTCTTGAGGTGCTTGAACGTAAAACAGCTAAAAATTATATTAAATCTTTCCCCAAACAAGATCTTAATCAAGCTCAACCTTGCAATATTACGATCGAATCGACATCCTTTGTTGGCAATAATCAACAACCTATTTTAGAACAGCTAGAACAACATGGTATTGCGCTTCCCTACTCTTGCCGCACAGGAGTTTGTGGCCGTTGTCAGATGATCTTAATAGAAGGTGACGTAATGCCAATGACCCAATCAGCATTGAGGCGTAATGATCGCATTCTAGCCTGTAGCTGTATACCTAAAAGCGCCCATATTAAATTACAATTTGTTCGTAAATCATAA